From Oscillatoria sp. FACHB-1407, a single genomic window includes:
- a CDS encoding glycosyltransferase family 2 protein: MMPSSPFVSVIIPVYNGDRYLSEAIESVLQQTYQSFEVIVVDDGSTDNTATVAQQFGDTIRYLYQENGGTAAARNTGIQMAQGDFLAFLDADDLWLEHKLAVQVRAFAEQPTLDLVSGQVEQFFSPDLPPDVQATLHCPSDPIPGCIPSALLIKRQAFDRVGNFSTVWKVAEFPDWYARATETGLVTHTLADVVAKRRIHATNKGIQHKQTAQLEYVRILKAALDRKRANQSSHEPTH; encoded by the coding sequence ATGATGCCATCTTCTCCATTCGTCAGTGTGATTATTCCGGTTTACAATGGCGATCGCTATCTGAGTGAGGCGATTGAAAGCGTCCTACAGCAGACCTATCAGTCGTTTGAAGTAATTGTGGTTGACGATGGCTCCACCGACAATACAGCGACCGTTGCACAGCAATTTGGAGACACGATTCGCTATCTGTATCAAGAAAATGGGGGAACCGCTGCTGCCCGAAACACAGGAATCCAGATGGCTCAAGGTGATTTTTTGGCTTTCTTAGATGCAGATGATCTCTGGCTAGAGCATAAACTCGCCGTTCAAGTGCGTGCCTTTGCAGAACAACCAACACTTGACCTTGTTTCTGGTCAGGTTGAACAGTTCTTTAGCCCAGACCTCCCCCCCGATGTGCAAGCAACGCTTCACTGTCCTTCTGATCCGATTCCAGGTTGCATTCCTTCGGCTCTTTTAATCAAACGGCAGGCATTTGACCGAGTAGGAAATTTTTCTACCGTCTGGAAAGTAGCAGAGTTTCCAGATTGGTATGCTCGCGCAACGGAGACAGGGCTTGTCACTCACACTCTTGCCGATGTTGTTGCTAAACGACGTATACACGCAACCAATAAGGGAATTCAGCATAAGCAGACGGCTCAACTAGAGTATGTTCGGATTCTGAAAGCCGCACTCGATCGCAAACGGGCTAACCAGTCATCCCACGAACCAACCCACTAG
- a CDS encoding nucleotidyltransferase family protein, whose amino-acid sequence MPDTITLPPDSHQLLLKAACCSNQVGLKAWQEWQGQVDIEQLDSESYRLLPLLYKNLATNQIQSHEMTRLQGVYRRHWYSNQLRIRELTDILQAFETANIRCCVAGDAALLPYYGSDLGMRPIDQLDVVVAPQDGLKAIQVLARLNWHARVELTDSFMALHSKIGLWNASHQLLHLHWRMFGSDVSAAQDDGFWQTAAVVSLNQNSIRTLNPIAQILHICTRITAADGAIAPLWIADFAKVVSFNPSENFWESLIQAASKARLMLPLRQLINAGATILEPLPASHINRIQSVPLSPLEWLEQQFGGVLGRSPLSRYFQYLRQADSSQGGANPSVMSLLHYYQQSWGLKQPWEVPLHGVVRLVRFAWSVRSLKVKS is encoded by the coding sequence ATGCCTGACACTATCACACTCCCTCCAGATTCCCATCAGTTGCTTCTCAAAGCTGCCTGCTGTTCCAATCAAGTGGGCCTTAAAGCTTGGCAAGAATGGCAGGGGCAGGTAGACATCGAGCAATTAGACTCAGAATCCTATCGGCTGCTGCCCCTACTTTACAAGAATCTTGCTACAAACCAGATTCAGAGCCATGAGATGACACGGCTTCAGGGAGTTTATCGACGACACTGGTATAGTAATCAGCTGAGGATTCGGGAACTCACCGATATTTTGCAAGCATTTGAGACGGCAAATATCCGCTGCTGTGTTGCAGGAGATGCCGCACTGTTGCCCTACTACGGCTCTGATTTGGGAATGCGTCCGATCGACCAATTAGATGTTGTAGTTGCGCCTCAAGACGGACTCAAGGCTATTCAAGTTTTAGCCAGGTTAAATTGGCATGCCAGGGTTGAACTTACAGATTCTTTTATGGCACTCCATTCCAAAATTGGACTGTGGAATGCTTCGCATCAGCTTCTGCACCTGCATTGGCGAATGTTTGGCAGTGATGTATCCGCTGCCCAGGACGATGGGTTTTGGCAAACAGCAGCAGTTGTGTCACTGAACCAAAACTCCATTCGCACACTCAATCCCATTGCTCAAATTCTCCACATTTGTACCCGCATTACCGCTGCTGATGGGGCGATCGCACCCCTTTGGATAGCAGATTTTGCAAAAGTGGTGAGTTTTAACCCATCTGAAAACTTCTGGGAATCATTGATTCAGGCTGCATCTAAGGCTCGCCTCATGTTACCTCTACGACAGCTGATCAATGCTGGAGCGACTATTCTGGAGCCCCTTCCGGCTTCTCATATTAACCGTATCCAATCCGTACCTCTCTCGCCGTTAGAGTGGCTAGAGCAGCAATTTGGCGGAGTATTGGGGCGATCGCCCCTTTCCAGGTATTTTCAGTATCTCAGACAGGCAGACTCCAGTCAGGGAGGGGCAAATCCTTCGGTGATGAGTCTGCTCCACTATTACCAGCAATCGTGGGGATTAAAGCAACCCTGGGAGGTTCCGCTTCACGGGGTGGTTCGGCTCGTTCGTTTTGCGTGGAGCGTTCGTAGCCTAAAAGTTAAATCGTAA